The genomic interval TTGCTTCGGATTGATTTCGCCATTGTGTACAAAATTTGGAAATATTACGCCACAGTCCACACCACAACACGCGACTTGCGGAAAGAGAAAATAAACAATAGCTGTCAAtgtcaaatatatattttttaatattttgcaaTTTTTAGGTATGTATTTGGCGTTGTAACTAATTTGGAACAGGAAATCTTTGAACTATTTTATATACCGTTGTCTCTGTTTTACTTATTAAAGAGATTATAAAATAAACGCAACCCAACATGTCAGGCAGACTGACAGTGTGTCGAAAACCGTTATCTTGATCGCATCTAAATGTGTTTATTTTGCAAGCAGATTATGGTTGTTAAAATTCCTAACAAAGAAAGCATCATTATAATTTGTACTTAGGTgcttgtttctttatttttatcgatGCCGCTATCAAGTTAAACaaacgtaatgtttattttgattttgaggTTATGTTACTGAAGTCAAACAAATTTATTGTTATTCGTTAAAAAATGACTGAATTAACAACGATTGCGACTTTAAAATGCAAGCAGCAGGTCGTGCGGGCGGTCCGGTTTAACATTGACGGCTCTTACTGTTTGACTTGCGGCGCGGACAAGAAGATTAAACTTTGGAATCCTCACAGACAACTTTTGCTTAAAACTTACGGTGGTCATGCGAACGAGGTGCTAGACGCGGCTGGGTCTTGCGATAGCAGTCATATTATATCTTGTAGTACTGATAAATCAGTGATATTGTGGGATGTAACTACTGCACAGCCTATTCGGCGCTATCGAGGGCACGCGAGCTCCGTTACATGCATAAAGTTTAATGAAGAGTCATCTATGGCAGTCTCTGGGTCTGTAGACAATACAGTTGCCTTCTGGGACATCAACAGTAGGAGACAGGAGCCCGTTCAAGTGTTGAAGGACGCGAAAGACACGATAACCTCGGTACAAGTCACCGATCATGAAATTTTTACCTGTTCCGTTGACTGTCATGTTAGATTGTACGATATTCGCGTTGGGAAGATGACCTCTGACTATATAGGGCATATAGTCACCTATGGAGGCCTGACGCATGATGGGCagtgttatattttaagttgcAATGACAATACATTGAAACTATTTGACAAAGACTCTGGGGAAATTCTGAACACTTTTACCGGTCATGAAAGCAAGGATTATATGTTGGAAAATGCAGTTAATGCGAAAGATAGTCATATTATATCGGGATCTGCGTCTGGGGAGATATTCAGCTGGGATTTAATATCTTCTAAAATCACTCATAAGTATGTCCATACTGTGAACAAGCCTGTAGTATCTCTAAGTTACCACCCCACGGAAGATTTCTTGTTGACAGCGTGTGAAGATGAAATTAAGCTGTGGGGAATACCAAAGATGGAAGAATGAAGAAGAAATGACTGTGATTTGGATAAAATAGagctacctatcacgttggtctaacagaaagctcagtggggtgtgggtacttagttcatcttgtgctgaatgtacctctgactgacatagttgagagcttatattatgttgtgtaAAATACAgagaattcgactttatgagtttggatcacagataattgatatcccGTGGTTtcaaggatttgtgcccggttagtggcaataggcccatattacatgggacttgataACTTGGAACATGTATACTATTCACCTCTGCCTAGCCCTTCAGTTATGttatgtgaggagctcggtggcgcagcggtaaacgcgctcggtctgtgattgttgaagttaagcaactttcgcaaaggccggtcataggatgggtgaccacaaaaaaaaagttttcatctcgaggtcctccgtgcttcggaaggcacgttaagccgtttgtgccggctgcattagcagtcgttaataaccaccaatccgcactgggcccgcgtggtggtttaaggcccgttcttcctatccatccatagggaaggcccgtgccccagcagtggggacgttaatgggctgatgatgattatgatgttatgttatgttaaaatagaGAGAAAAATGAGAAAGAGTTGCACATGTGTATGACTaacaaaataagaaatattatactGGTGACCTATAATACAGATATTTTTGTACCTAGTTTAGGCACCAGtctcacaaaataatatttttaatgttgttCATACTCGATCGTTTAGTATTAAGAACTTCATTTCTCTgcattttaattatgttttgtgagaaaataaattttatttgattacataattttttttatttatgtgggAATGAAAGCTTATTATGAATGTGATGTATGTGaggtgaagtttatgaacgtgtcctGAAGGGGAGTGAGAggggagagaggaaggggaaggggTAGGAAAATGGCGACGGGTAGATTTTGAAAGCGCGGTTGTGCTCtgtgtaatattaaaaataagtgaaaatatAAGAAACCTTCAAGTATTGcaattatttcaattttaccTCCACCACCAccctacatttattttttattgaattcgACATTGAATTAATGTCACGTTGCTTGCAGgctttgtgcccggttaatggcaacaggctTGCCTCCCATTACATACAACTTAAACATgttggcgaggagtaggtgggTACGGGGGGAGTACAGTCatgacagtcatgagcaatatcatgtatccactttagaaccctgtcgcactatcatatttgacatttaatgagacaccgtttaatttgtcaaaaaagttaatgtgacatggtttcaaagtgtatacatgttagtactcgtgaccgtacacccctgcctacccctccGGGGATTTAGGCGTGATCCTATATTGTGTTATGTTTTGGCAATCACATAATTAGGTATGTAGGTACGTCAGTAATTACTTAATGAGTAATTTAATTGATAGTGTCAAAAATGATCGATGAACCTAATAGTACGATAAAATGCAAgtaattatgtaggtaggtaattacagTCAGAATGACGCTGCTTTACTagttttttacccgactgcggcgattAAAAAGGAGGATTATGTTGCCTCTGTATTGATTTACCACTGCCGTAGATatagcgcttgatacaaaaatgcggcgaaaacttggcgcttgtttagctatacattcggaCACAGCAGTatatacatacagtcatgagcaatataatgtacccactttaggactctgtcgcaacaacatatttgatatttagtgagtgagacgtacagttcaatttgtcaaaaagttaatgtgacatggtactaaagtggtgctaattcctgtaaataccatctaattttattttaagttatatctgtcatttttttatccgccgaaaaggaaagggacgggtaattgacaagcataaaatttatggaacacacgtcaattttaagcacaaatctaaaccaaccgtctaaaaattttacatcagtcaataacccgacacattcatttactcattcttcctaaaattaagagctgtgaatcatccgtccctttccttttcgacggatatgaaaatgacggatataacttaaaataaaattaggcggtgtttgcaggaatcggggccagtgtatacgtattaatgctcgtgaccgtacattcaaTATAATCTTGTCAAATTAGAAAGTATGCATCGTCTTATTCCGTAGGTATATTAACGCGTGCTTtatatactgcgactcggattgaccgggagtaagTGCCTACTTGTTTtagtataattattttgaaCTAAAATGATAAAgatgggttttactgcgaaaattaaaatgtttatactatgatagaATGCATAAtctcattacttattagaaatatgatgttccgtccttcttttaatttgaataaagaacatCGTAATAATagcgcgacattttgtcacgtttttctatgacgtcacagtgtgctttttcatacaaattccatagtgatttagtattttgacgtttagtaaaatcaaatatttttcctctcagacgacgccctgagccgaggttcgcgctcaactgggcaccctcaggcctgttgtcttaaacgttgtaccgggtgagagccttcagcgctccccatttgtccggccaattagttaatgccatctgcggcaaatctacaataagtcacgtcaaaaaaaaaagacgaaagtaactgatttgactagttggaaattacgaAATTACCCTATTAATCGggtcatttaaataaaaactattatccTTTATCAATCACGCCTAATTATCATTAACCATTCAACAAATCCGTTGCGCACGAGTCCAAATCGCTTCAGATGTCTTATCGGATGGTAGCAATATTTAATACAGTGTTGTCACTGAtatagcatacatacataaactcacgcctatttcccaccggggtaagcagagactatagaattctatttgcttcgatcctgacacacttctcttgcttcatccccattcatt from Pectinophora gossypiella chromosome 29, ilPecGoss1.1, whole genome shotgun sequence carries:
- the LOC126379567 gene encoding WD repeat domain-containing protein 83, with translation MTELTTIATLKCKQQVVRAVRFNIDGSYCLTCGADKKIKLWNPHRQLLLKTYGGHANEVLDAAGSCDSSHIISCSTDKSVILWDVTTAQPIRRYRGHASSVTCIKFNEESSMAVSGSVDNTVAFWDINSRRQEPVQVLKDAKDTITSVQVTDHEIFTCSVDCHVRLYDIRVGKMTSDYIGHIVTYGGLTHDGQCYILSCNDNTLKLFDKDSGEILNTFTGHESKDYMLENAVNAKDSHIISGSASGEIFSWDLISSKITHKYVHTVNKPVVSLSYHPTEDFLLTACEDEIKLWGIPKMEE